A genomic segment from Nicotiana sylvestris chromosome 1, ASM39365v2, whole genome shotgun sequence encodes:
- the LOC104248655 gene encoding uncharacterized protein → MDCNKDEALKAKELAEKKLLNNDFEGAKKVAVKAERLYPQLENISQLLAVCNVHCSSQNKIVGSERDWYGILQIDKFSDEATIKKQYRRLALVLHPDKNKLPGAEAAFKLIVEANMVLSDPVKRSSYDNKCKVLSKSFVARQPPHQVNRYPFVRQNNVHNGFNAPFNNLNHRQSTQPASSAVQETFWTECPSCKVRYQYYSNYVNSALRCQKCSKPFIAFDIGSQGVPPGPKWSQPAFQDVPLKSNLNQSFVQKELPNQGTSKMTAGSAGFPPTRTGPQQGPEICRGKTAPVFEDMRTKRKDGKRTGGMRGGAAMPKVDRKSRKRGRKQTVESSESSDTSTSVETEDVEIENGNNPPAGQGTGLDAYGARRSSRRRQNVSYNEGVSDDENDLASHLKKVRSNQSAGDSKPQQKEDVGGDNQRHACATRPCSNSVERLNQNGLGCPERDVQTNNFKIGTVNGQASRPPSGGAKNIELLVDSDSEPDTISDSNPAQVYDYPDPEFSDFDKHKAENCFAIDQIWACYDTEDGMPRFYAHIRKVSSPEFNVIFSWLEAHPEDQGGRAWVRAELPVGCGKFKRGCTDSTSDRLTFSHQVQCEMGKRGLYAVYPRKGETWALFKDWDICWSSDPKNHRKYKYEIVEILSDYVGDVGVQVGYLDKVTGFVSLFQRTRITLSGTFFVKPNELYKFSHRVPSFKMTGTEREGVPAGSFELDPASLPLDPDDIWYPGKVKEESRTSNSQPVEEVLFAVPPGTRDKSRTSENATISLKSGDLKGINATDGESAKVRKSPRGVNISEKTQNKMSSLSADDNPSTDFDDNCVKKNCHSSPSIPSHLSCQADEESHSHTKSFGLGNSSGSSKNPITLSDEKRFEEVFCDFTMDRSMEKFQVDQVWALYGQNSTLPKTYAQIKKIVPSPFKLHAVLLESSAGRKTAPQTVCGTFKVQNEKCQVFDPSSFSHVVKTVSNNRNRFEIYPREGEIWALYKNWKKSSLDPDKFEYEIVEVIENSKDRIKVSSMARVNGFKSVFRSLRKQKLNPAILEIKKDDFGRFSHQIPAFQLTGEKGGVLIGCWELDPASVPCSL, encoded by the coding sequence ATGGACTGCAACAAGGACGAGGCCCTAAAGGCCAAAGAGCTTGCGGAGAAGAAATTGCTGAATAATGACTTTGAAGGGGCTAAAAAGGTTGCGGTGAAAGCAGAACGACTTTACCCTCAACTGGAGAACATTTCCCAGTTACTTGCTGTCTGTAATGTTCACTGTTCATCTCAAAACAAAATAGTGGGATCAGAAAGGGACTGGTATGGGATTCTTCAAATTGATAAGTTCTCTGATGAAGCGACCATCAAGAAACAATATCGGAGACTTGCACTCGTGCTTCATCCTGACAAGAATAAGTTGCCTGGTGCAGAGGCAGCTTTCAAGCTAATTGTGGAAGCAAATATGGTTCTCTCTGACCCAGTTAAAAGGTCTTCATACGATAATAAGTGTAAAGTTCTATCCAAATCTTTCGTAGCAAGGCAACCACCTCATCAGGTTAATCGATATCCATTTGTCAGGCAAAACAATGTTCACAATGGTTTCAATGCTCCGTTCAATAATCTAAATCACCGTCAATCTACACAACCAGCTTCATCTGCAGTGCAGGAAACGTTCTGGACAGAGTGCCCCTCTTGCAAAGTTAGATACCAGTATTATAGTAATTATGTGAACAGTGCTCTGCGCTGCCAGAAATGCTCGAAGCCTTTTATAGCATTTGATATAGGTTCTCAAGGTGTCCCTCCTGGACCCAAATGGAGTCAGCCTGCATTTCAGGATGTGCCCCTTAAATCTAATCTCAACCAGTCTTTTGTGCAGAAAGAACTTCCTAACCAAGGAACCTCGAAAATGACTGCAGGAAGTGCTGGGTTTCCACCTACACGAACTGGACCCCAACAGGGTCCAGAGATATGCAGAGGAAAGACTGCTCCAGTGTTTGAGGATATGAGAACCAAACGGAAGGATGGAAAGCGAACAGGTGGTATGAGAGGAGGAGCTGCAATGCCAAAGGTGGATCGCAAAAGTAGGAAAAGGGGTCGGAAGCAGACAGTTGAATCGAGTGAAAGCTCTGATACTTCAACCAGTGTCGAGACAGAAGATGTGGAGATTGAAAATGGAAACAATCCACCTGCTGGACAAGGAACTGGACTTGATGCCTATGGCGCTAGGAGATCATCTCGGCGTCGGCAGAATGTTTCATACAATGAAGGTGTAAGTGATGATGAGAATGATTTGGCAAGCCATCTGAAGAAGGTGCGGTCTAACCAGTCAGCTGGAGATAGTAAACCTCAGCAGAAAGAAGATGTTGGTGGTGATAATCAAAGACATGCATGTGCAACTAGGCCATGCAGTAATTCTGTGGAAAGATTAAATCAAAATGGATTGGGCTGTCCTGAAAGGGATGTGCAAACCAACAATTTTAAAATTGGGACTGTTAATGGACAGGCTTCCAGACCGCCATCAGGGGGTGCCAAAAATATTGAACTTCTCGTTGATTCTGATTCCGAACCAGATACCATTTCTGATAGTAATCCTGCACAGGTGTATGATTATCCTGATCCTGAATTCAGTGATTTTGACAAGCACAAAGCAGAAAATTGCTTTGCAATTGACCAAATCTGGGCTTGCTATGATACGGAGGATGGTATGCCAAGATTCTATGCCCACATTAGGAAGGTATCCAGTCCTGAATTTAATGTGATTTTCAGTTGGCTCGAGGCTCATCCAGAAGATCAAGGAGGCAGAGCTTGGGTCAGGGCAGAATTGCCTGTTGGCTGTGGGAAATTTAAACGTGGGTGTACTGATTCCACTTCTGATCGACTTACATTTTCTCATCAAGTTCAGTGTGAAATGGGCAAGAGAGGTCTGTACGCTGTATATCCTAGGAAAGGGGAAACGTGGGCCCTTTTCAAGGATTGGGATATTTGTTGGAGCTCCGATCCAAAGAACCATAGGAAGTACAAGTATGAAATTGTGGAGATTCTTTCTGATTATGTTGGGGATGTTGGTGTCCAAGTTGGTTACTTAGATAAAGTGACTGGTTTTGTTAGCCTTTTCCAGCGAACAAGGATTACTCTATCTGGTACATTCTTTGTAAAGCCAAATGAACTTTACAAGTTCTCTCATCGAGTTCCCTCTTTCAAAATGACTGGAACTGAGCGAGAGGGTGTACCAGCGGGATCGTTTGAACTTGATCCTGCTTCCCTACCCCTTGATCCAGACGATATTTGGTACCCTGGCAAAGTTAAGGAAGAAAGCAGGACTTCAAATTCTCAACCTGTAGAAGAAGTTTTGTTTGCTGTTCCCCCTGGAACTAGAGACAAATCCAGGACATCTGAGAATGCGACGATATCTCTGAAGTCCGGGGACTTGAAAGGCATCAATGCTACTGATGGTGAGTCTGCTAAGGTTCGAAAATCTCCTAGAGGAGTGAACATCTCGGAGAAAACGCAAAATAAAATGAGCTCTCTTTCTGCCGATGACAATCCTTCCACTGATTTTGACGATAATTGTGTTAAAAAGAACTGTCATTCAAGTCCCAGCATACCAAGTCATTTGTCATGTCAAGCTGATGAAGAGTCGCATTCACACACAAAGAGCTTTGGTCTCGGCAACTCCTCTGGAAGCTCCAAAAATCCAATAACTTTATCAGATGAAAAACGTTTTGAAGAAGTTTTTTGTGATTTTACGATGGACAGATCTATGGAGAAGTTTCAGGTAGATCAGGTATGGGCTCTTTATGGTCAAAATAGTACATTGCCAAAGACTTATGCTCAGATTAAGAAGATTGTTCCTTCCCCATTCAAATTGCATGCAGTCCTTCTTGAATCTAGTGCAGGGCGTAAAACTGCTCCTCAGACTGTTTGCGGAACATTCAAAGTGCAGAACGAAAAATGCCAAGTCTTTGATCCCAGTAGCTTCTCGCACGTGGTGAAAACAGTCTCTAATAATAGAAATAGGTTTGAAATCTATCCAAGAGAAGGAGAGATTTGGGCACTGTACAAGAACTGGAAAAAATCAAGTTTGGATCCAGACAAGTTTGAGTATGAGATAGTGGAGGTCATCGAGAATTCAAAAGACCGGATAAAAGTTTCATCCATGGCGCGTGTGAATGGTTTCAAGTCAGTCTTCAGGTCTCtaagaaaacaaaaattgaatCCTGCTAttctagaaataaaaaaagatGACTTCGGGAGATTCTCTCATCAGATCCCTGCATTTCAGCTGACTGGGGAAAAAGGAGGGGTTTTAATAGGCTGCTGGGAGCTTGATCCTGCTTCAGTACCGTGTTCCCTATAA
- the LOC104248656 gene encoding uncharacterized protein produces the protein MDRFLTKPKNGEPSSSDSWSSMSLQIALEVQRERNPSLLSNVDKVLDLKFFEPDPKERMPISDYSPNIRDEVLLFTNELNKALQKKDQDIVNVMGMLDLAKKRLQMTREIEWNSLLDEVCSFYSKHDILIPKMNEDYTIGKSKRKRSKVSYLHHFHVEVFYTIIDLEFQELNDRFDVVTTDLLLGMSSLSLVDSFANFDKDRIMKLAEYCPSEFGDNKLREIGF, from the exons ATGGATAGATTTCTCACCAAGCCGAAAAATGGTGAACCAAGTTCTAGTGATAGTTGGTCGTCTATGAGTTTACAAATCGCTCTGGAAGTTCAAAGGGAGAGAAATCCTTCTCTACTTTCAAATGTGGATAAAGTGCTTGATTTGAAATTTTTTGAACCAGATCCCAAAGAAAGAATGCCAATTTCGGATTATAGTCCTAATATTCGAGATGAA GTGTTGTTATTTACAAATGAATTGAACAAAGCTTTACAAAAGAAAGATCAAGATATTGTTAATGTTATGGGAATGCTTGACCTTGCAAAGAAAAGATTGCAAATGACGAGAGAAATTGAATGGAACTCTTTGTTGGATGAGGTATGCTCATTTTATAGTAAGCATGATATTTTAATTCCCAAAATGAATGAAGACTATACTATAGGAAAGTCGAAGCGTAAGAGGTCCAAAGTTTCATATTTACATCACTTTCATGTGGAAGTGTTTTATACGATTATTGATTTGGAATTTCAAGAGCTTAATGATCGTTTTGATGTTGTGACTACTGACTTACTACTTGGTATGTCCAGTTTGAGTCTGGTTGATTCATTTGCTAATTTTGATAAGGACAGAATAATGAAGTTGGCAGAGTATTGTCCAAGTGAATTTGGTGATAACAAGCTTCGAGAAATTGGTTTCTAA